In Waddliaceae bacterium, the sequence TGTCTTCGATTCACTGGCAATAAACGGCGCTTGAGAAAGCAAAATGAGTTCTGGAAACAGAACTCAACAAAAAATATCGTAATGCTCATCTTAACTACAAAAATTATTTAATTTTTTTGGTTAAGTTATTAAGAGCTTTTGGTGGATGCCTTGGCATCGAAAGGCGAAGAAGGACGCGTTTACCTGCGAAAAGCTTCGGCGAGCTGGAAAATAGCTACGACCCGAAGGAATCCGAATGGGGCAACCCGGCGGGAGTAATAACCCGTCATCCGTATCTGAATACATAGGATACGGAAGCTATACCTGCTGAATTGAGACATCTTAGTAAGCAGAGGAAGAGAAATCAACCGAGATTCCCGTAGTAGCGGCGAGCGAACTGGGAAGAGCCCAAACCGTGGTCTTTGGCCGCGGGGTTGTAGGACCGACCAAAGGAACATGGATCTTTAGCCGAACAACTCTGGAAAGAGTGACAATATAGGGTGATAGTCCCGTAGGCGAAAAAGTGAAATGGCAGGGTCGGCACCTGAGTAGGTCTGGACACGTGAAACCCGGACTGAATCTAGGGGGACCACCCTCTAAGGCTAAATACTCTTCGATGACCGATAGTGAACTAGTACTGTGAAGGAAAGGTGAAAAGAACCCCTGTTAGGGGAGTGAAATAGAATCTGAAACCAAGAGCTTACAAGCGGTCAGAGGCCTATGATCTTCTTCGGAAGATAATGGCTGATGGCGTGCCTTTTGTATGATGAGCCAGCGAGTTACGTTATATGGCAAGGTTAAGGGACGACGTTCCGGAGCCGAAGCGAAAGCAAGTGTGAATAGCGCGATAAGTCATATGATGTAGACACGAAACCGAGTGATCTATCCATGGCCAGGTTGAAGCACGGGTAAAACCTTGTGGAGGACCGAACCAGTACATGTTGAAAAATGTTTGGATGAGCTGTGGATAGGGGTGAAAGGCCAATCAAACTCGGAAATATCTTGTTCTCTCCGAAATAACTTTAGGGTTAGCCTCGAAGGTTTAATCCTGGGGGTAGAGCACTGGATCCACGCGGGGGCCTACCGGCCTACCAAAGGGAACCAAACTCCGAATACCAGGATGTTATACTTCGGGAGATAGACAGTGGGGGATAAGCTTCATTGTCGAGAGGGGAACAGCCCAGACCATCGATTAAGGTCCCAAATTCTATGCTAAGTGAGTAAGGAAGTGAAGTTTCAAAGACAGTTGGGATGTTGGCTTAGAGGCAGCCATCATTTAAAGAGTGCGTAACAGCTCACCAATCGAGAGACTTTGCGCCGATAATATACGGGACTAAGCATAGAACCGAAATCATGGATGCAGAATATTAAGTTATTCTGCGTGGTAGGAGAGCGTAGTATGCACGTTGAAGCTATACCGTGAGGAGTAGTGGAGAGCATACTAGTGATTATGCGTGGCATGAGTAACGATAAAGGAGGTGAGAATCCTCCTCGCCGAAAACCTAAGGTTTCCAGGGTAAAGCTCGTCTTCCCTGGGTTAGCCGGCTCCTAAGTCGAGGCCGAATAGGCGTAGACGATGGGAAACAGGTTAAATATTCCTGTGCCATCTAAGACTATAGTGATGGGATGACGAAGTACGTTAAATACGCGGACGATAGGAAGTGTCCGTAGGTCCATGAGGCTGGTCGATAGGTAAATCCGTCGACGTAAGGCCAGGTGGATCTCAAGGGGAGCCTCACGGTGAACCGATGGTATAGCGCAATGCTTCCAAGAAATAATCTCTAACTGTCGATGATGACCGTACCGTAAACCGACACAGGTAGGTGGGAAGAATATTCTCAGGCGCGCGGGAGAACTCTTGTTAAGGAACTCGGCAAATTGTTCCTGTAACTTAGGGAGAAGGGAAGCCATCTAGTGTGATTGCTCTAGCAGCATGAGCGTTAGGTGGCCGCAGAGAAATGGCCCAGGCGACTGTTTATCAAAAACACAGCACTATGCAAAGTCGATAAGACGCAGTATATGGTGTGATGCCTGCCCAATGCCAAAAGGTCAAAAGGAGATGTTAGCACCCTCGGGTGCGAAGCTTCGAATTTAAGCCCTGGTGAATGGCGGCCGTAACTATAACGGTCCTAAGGTAGCGAAATTCCTTGTCGGGTAAGTTCCGACCTGCACGAATGGCATAACGATCTGGGCGCTGTCTCAACAAGAGACCCGGTGAAATTGTAGTAGCGGTGAAGATGCCGTTTACCTGCAGCGGGACGGAAAGACCCCGTGAACCTTTACTGTACTCTGATATTGGCTTTTGAACTGTCATATGTAGGATAACCGGGAGATAATGAAGTGGCGTCGTCAGGCGTTGTGGAATCACCCTTGAAATACCGGTTTTGTCAGTTCGGAAATCTAACGATACCCCGTGAATCCGGGGGTCGGACATTGTCAGACGGGCAGTTTTACTGGGGCGGTATCCTCCTAAAAAGTAACGGAGGAGTTCAAAGCTTACCTCATCGTGGTTGGCAATCACGAGTAGAGCGCAAAGGTATAAGGTAAGTTGACTGCGAGACCAACAAGTCGAGCAGAGACGAAAGTCGGACTTAGTGATCCGGCGGTGGAAAGTGGAATCGCCGTCGCTCAACGGATAAAAGGTACTCCGGGGATAACAGGCTTATCGCCACCAAGAGTTCATATCGACGTGGCGGTTTGGCACCTCGATGTCGGCTCATCGCATCCTGGGGCTGAAGAAGGTCCCAAGGGTTTGGCTGTTCGCCAATTAAAGCGGTACGCGAGCTGGGTTCAAAACGTCGTGAGACAGTTTGGTCCCTATCTGCTGCAGGCGTAGGATACTTGAAAGGAGCTGCTTCTAGTACGAGAGGACCGAAGTGGACAAACCAATGGTGTATCGGTTGTTCTGCCAAGGGCATTGCCGAGTAGCTATGTTTGGAAAGGATAAGCGTTGAAAGCATCTAAACGCCAAGCCTCCCTTAAGATAAGGTATCCCATGAGACCCCATGAAGATTACATGGTAGATAGGCTGGAGGTGTAAGCACAGCAATGTGTTCAGCTGACCAGTACTAATCGGTCGATTGACTTAATCTTTATTTTGTTATAAGAAATGACATAACGTCATCTCTTGTATATGTTAAGAGAAAGCATACGATATGCTTTTCTCAAGAGCCGTTTATTATCAGTGAATGGTAAAACGTTTGTTACTGAAAGGTGGTATTAAATATACTGCCGCTTATCTATAAGCACTTTCTTCTTTTGCTTGGTGACGATAGAGAAAGAGGTACACCCGATCCCATCCCGAACTCGGAAGTTAAGTCTTTCATCGCCGATGGTACTGCGCACAAGAGCGTGGGAGAGTAGGTCGTCGCTAAGCTTTTTTTTTGCGCGGATTCAATATGAGTCCGCGCCTTTTTTTTGCCGTTTTTTTGCGTGGATTCAATACGAGTCCACGCTTTTTTTTTGTGTGTGTTAAAATTTGTTGTATATAACAACTGATTGCCCTTTAATGAAGACAACAAACGTAAATTCATGGAGGTAATGTGAGATATGGAGAATGTACAACTTAAGACGATAGAACAAGAAGCAAAAGCAGAAGTACAGGATTTTCTCGATAAGTTCGTAGACGTTATCGACGAAGAGAACTCTTTAGAGGCCGATAAAAAGAGTGCCTTTCTCGATAAAGCAATTGCCAACTTTGACACGTATCGCGACCGTATAGCCTCAGCGATGGAAATCCTGAAAGAAGACCCAATAACAGAAACATTGCTATCACGGCATAAAATCCACGAAGATATCTTCACAAAAATAACCGACAATGGACAGCAGCAATATGATATAGGCTTTAATGATGACGAGATGATGGCATTCTACGAATGCGCATCGAGACATTATGATGAGAAAAATTTCTCTAAAGCCGCAGATGTCTTTTTATTGCTAACAACTCTTCATAATACAATCCAAGGATTTTGGTACGCCCTTGGTCTCAGCGAAGAAGCGTTAGAAGAATATCCCTCGGCAGTAATGGCATATATGATGGCAATAGAATATGACGAAGACCTTTCACCACTGATATGTTGTGCGCGCTGTATGGCGAAAATGGGTAACACCCACGAAGCTATGACGGTGCTAACGCTCGCAATAGAAGAAGCACAAGAGCGTGGCAACGCAACAGCGTTCATCAAAGAAGCAACAACATTTAAAAATTCTCTTTAGGAGGCAAAAAATGAGCGGACAAATACCCAGTGATAATGTTTATCGACAAGATGGTACACCGTCAAATTCTGTGAGCGGCTCCGGTTCTGTATATTCACAACCGTTACAACAGGTTCCGGTGTTGAATGTCATCAGAAAGCAGCTCTCTGCCGAACACGTGCAACGACATGAGCATCATCAACAAGCACAAGAAGAAAGAAAGGCAAGCATTATTAAAAAAGCACGATGGACGCAGATCGCAGCACCCATCACAGGTACTATCGCTTCTTCTGTAGCAGGAATCACGGCACTGGCCGTCGGCGTGGGCTTGGTGACAGCATCGATATTGACACCAGTAGGTTGGACGGTATTAGGCGCTGTGGGGCTGGGAGCTTTGCCTGTAGGTGGTCTTACAGGACTGATAGCAGCACGCATCAACTATGTCCAAGCAGGCAAGCCTAAAGAAAGGAAAGAAGAGATACTCGAGCCTACAAAGAAAGGGTGGAAGATTTCTCTGAAAATAGTGGTGGCAGCAGTAATTGCCGCCGCCTTGGTGATAACGGCAGGAGAAATAAAACGAGAAGTACAAGAGAGAAAAAAAGTACCTAGGCTAAGAAAATCGCCCCCTCCACGGCGGAATACAGGAGGAGGATATTCTAGCGGTCTCATCGATGGATATCTTCTCTTTGGTGGTGGCGGCAGTAGAAGATACGATAGGCCACAACAGCAAAACACTTATTATAATATAGTAGTAGAAGGAAATTATCCAAGCCCTTCAGCGCCAAATATAGTAGAAGAAGGAAGTTCTCTAGAACCGTTAGCGCTACCGCCAGAAGCTATCGGAGAACAACAAATAGATTTAATAGAGTGTGATTTCATAGTAGAAAAAGGCAAATGGGAAGATGCGAAACAGGGGCTTTTAGGAACTATCAATATAGAATCTCAGCCGAAAAGACGTCTCGAAAAACAAGAAGGCATTTATGCCACGGCAAAAGAATATAAGAGACAAGGAAAGTTTAAAGAGGCGGCAAAAATATTAGAATCTCTAGTGCAGAATAATCCACGGGAAGCAGGAGAATATAAAGCAGAGCTAGCAGCACTTTATTTAAAAATGAAGAAATATGATGTAGCAGCACCGCTATTTAAAGAGGCTATAGAAGCCATGGGAGATCGTCATGACGACCATGCTATCATCGGCTTGGCGCGCTGCCTATACAAAACAAAAGGAAAAGAAACAGCAGCACGACGGATTTTGGAATATGGATATTCACGAGCTGCTGTAGAACAATATCATAAGAATGCAGGAAAAATAATACCTGCAGGCGGCATACAAATCCCTGACGAAATAGTGGCTGCATATAAAGCAGCATGGGACGAGCTAAAGATGGAAGAATACTTTGCTACACAGGGCTCGGAATAGAATCGGATTTTTTCTTTCTCTCCGGCGCCTTCGTTACCGACCACAGAGGTAAAACACACAACGATCCTGCTACGCTAGCAACAGTAATTATTATGAAATAATAGTTCCATCCGAAGTCCCTGATAATATGTCCAAGAGGACCTCCCGTCATGGCACTGCCGACATAGGCAATGACACCCATAAAACCCGCAGCAGTAGCAGCAGATTTTTTATGCGACAATTCCGTCGCAGCGACAGAAAGAAGCATCTGCGGGCCGTAGATGAAAAACCCTAATAGACCCATCGCCGCCGTTGTCAGTATCGCCATGCTTGCATAACTAGAAACATACCAGAAAAATAACACCGCAGGGACGATTGCTATCATAAAGATCGCATTGACAGGGCCGCGACGACCTTTGAAGACGACATCAGATAACCACCCCGCCAGCATACCACCGAAGAAACCTCCGAATTCAAACCCAAAGAAACAGAACGCCGCAAGCCAATGGCTGTATCCTTGTGAGTTGACGAGGAAAAGATACGACCATGATATCACCGCCCACCTGACGATATATACCATGAAATACGACACCGCTAACAGCCATATATACCTATTAGTAAGAACATACTGGAATAAGATCTCTTTAGTAGAAAGCTCCCTTTCAACACCACGTATCGGAGGAGCAGAAGTGTCGTTACGCCATTTCTCAACAGGAGGCAACCCCAAAGATTGTGGCGTGTCACGAAGGCGATTTATGATGAACAAAGAAACAACGATGGCGATAATCCCGGGGACATACATCGAAAGTCTCCAACCACTACGGCTTATAAGGAAAACCGCTAAGAATGGTATAAGAGCAGCACCTATGTTATGAGCAGTATTCCATACGCCCCACCAACGTCCACGCTCATTGGGAGAATACCAGTGGGTTATAAGACGATGACACGGAGCAGAACCCCACCCCTGAAACCAGCCGTTGATGCCCCAGAATACCATGAAGAGAACCAAAGATGTTGATAACCCAAATAAAATGTTTATCACACCGGTAATCATAAGACCTATAGCCATAAGATATCGGGGATTCGACCTGTCAGCAAGAATGCCACTAAAAAATCTGCTCATACCATAGCTTATCTGTCCGATAGTGAGAATCCAACCCAAACCAACCTCGTCAAAACCAAGAGGCTTTAACTCAGGCATAGCAAAAGTAAAAGTCATGCGAGTGAAGTAAAAGACGGCATAACCAAAGAACATCGTATATAAAATGCGGATACGCCAATAACGGAATGTTTTGTTAAGAACATCTTCGTCGGCAATCTCGGTTTTATGGGGGGCAGGCTTCAGTAATTTAAGAAAATAGTTCATGCTTCATCCTCGATGATATTATTGATGCATGAAGATTATATTATACTAAATTAATCAATATTGTCAATCTTTTCCGAACTCAAACTATCCGCTATACGCTCTTCCTATACGCTATTAAATAATGTCTTCGTTACGGCATACTATAGGAAGGACGTCGACGATGCTAGGAGCCCAGTCGAGACCCCATTCGTAGACGATACGCGACCCTATGCGGCATGCTATTATCGCCTTTTTATGTGCGTCGGGGATCTCATCAAGAAGCTGCTTCTGGAATTTCTTCTGCAGTGTCTTCGGGCAGTAGTTAAGGAAGCACTTCACAAAGGGGTCCTTAGGGTCTTTAGAGAGAGGGATCTTCTCGAGATAGTCAAGGATCTGGTATGTGTACATGTTGATATTCGCCGAGATCTTATCAGAGATATCGGTAAGGAACATGTCACTCTTTTTGTAGATGTCGAGCATAAGAAGCGCCTCGTCACAAGCGACGCCTTTGAGGATCTCGAGGATCTCGGCGACGAGAGCTTTTTTATTTTTCATGAAAAGCTCTTCTCCTAAAGCAAGACCACAAAGTACCTCGAACGAAGAACATATCACACCACCTTTGTTGGCAGAACTGTCTTTTATTATTATAGTGCCAAGCTTCTCAAGCTCACGGCGTGCCTCAGGAGTGAGATATAAGTTCGCACCCTCGATGATAGCCCTAGCAGTAGGCTTGCCGTCTTTGTCGAGGAAAGCTTTGTAGTTCGTAGCATCTAATGTCCTTGGCCTCCCACCCGCAGGGATGAAGACGTCAGCATAAATAGAATGTACATTGTTACGGTAAAGACTGTTCATGGCACTGCCAGAAAGCCAGTCTTCGACGACATTACCGCCTTTCTTCTTCCAGCATAGCGTCTGCTTGACGAAAGACGACTCGTCACGGGTAGTGTTTTTGTCGAGAAGAAAGCCTCCATCAGAAAGCTTCTCGGGAGGATAGCAGTTTATAGGCTTGCCCTCTTTGAAAAGGCCGACAAGGACCTCTAGGTCAAGGCCTCCCTCGTCTTTTATCGTACCAGAACCGTCGGTTAGGGCGATGAGCTTAGCAGTGTCACGGTAATATTTGTATAGATTGTATATCTGGTTGCCGGCAACGTCGCCGTCAGGGCCTCCAGAGATCTTTACCGTGAAAGTCTCAACCTCAGGGTCGATGTCCATATATTTCAAGACTTCGTGCATATACGTGTTGACGCCAAGAGATG encodes:
- a CDS encoding tetratricopeptide repeat protein, which encodes MSGQIPSDNVYRQDGTPSNSVSGSGSVYSQPLQQVPVLNVIRKQLSAEHVQRHEHHQQAQEERKASIIKKARWTQIAAPITGTIASSVAGITALAVGVGLVTASILTPVGWTVLGAVGLGALPVGGLTGLIAARINYVQAGKPKERKEEILEPTKKGWKISLKIVVAAVIAAALVITAGEIKREVQERKKVPRLRKSPPPRRNTGGGYSSGLIDGYLLFGGGGSRRYDRPQQQNTYYNIVVEGNYPSPSAPNIVEEGSSLEPLALPPEAIGEQQIDLIECDFIVEKGKWEDAKQGLLGTINIESQPKRRLEKQEGIYATAKEYKRQGKFKEAAKILESLVQNNPREAGEYKAELAALYLKMKKYDVAAPLFKEAIEAMGDRHDDHAIIGLARCLYKTKGKETAARRILEYGYSRAAVEQYHKNAGKIIPAGGIQIPDEIVAAYKAAWDELKMEEYFATQGSE
- a CDS encoding MFS transporter translates to MNYFLKLLKPAPHKTEIADEDVLNKTFRYWRIRILYTMFFGYAVFYFTRMTFTFAMPELKPLGFDEVGLGWILTIGQISYGMSRFFSGILADRSNPRYLMAIGLMITGVINILFGLSTSLVLFMVFWGINGWFQGWGSAPCHRLITHWYSPNERGRWWGVWNTAHNIGAALIPFLAVFLISRSGWRLSMYVPGIIAIVVSLFIINRLRDTPQSLGLPPVEKWRNDTSAPPIRGVERELSTKEILFQYVLTNRYIWLLAVSYFMVYIVRWAVISWSYLFLVNSQGYSHWLAAFCFFGFEFGGFFGGMLAGWLSDVVFKGRRGPVNAIFMIAIVPAVLFFWYVSSYASMAILTTAAMGLLGFFIYGPQMLLSVAATELSHKKSAATAAGFMGVIAYVGSAMTGGPLGHIIRDFGWNYYFIIITVASVAGSLCVLPLWSVTKAPERKKKSDSIPSPV